CTCTGGAGGTGAGGTATTCCAATATTTCTTGGCCCCGGCTCGTCTGAATGTTGTTGATTATCCTACTGACAGATTGCTTTCCTAGGTACACTACGTACACTGGACAGTGATAACATTGAAACCATTCGCCATCAGTATCGATGCTAATTTGTGTGGATTGTACTCTCGTTTACTTCTGATTTTTCGTATTGGCTGTTCCATATTTTCCCTAATCGACCTTAATCTGCCTTCACAGCCAAGCTTATGTCAAAATAAATACCGCGTTTCTGTGACCTCCCTAGTAATCATGGCATTGGACCAGGTTATTCCGTTATGTAGGGGTATGAGGTATGTTTGGATAAAATGGCCCTACAGCGGCCAGTACGAGGATATAGGATGGCCGCAGTGTGCCTGGGAAGTCAACTCATGTGCTCACTCGTTAGTATGCTGGAACTATGCCTAATTATTGACTTTCCGTTTCTGTTTCAAGGTTGGGTTCTCGCAGAGGACAACAGTATAAAGCTACTTGACAGTATTTGTATATATCGGCCAAATTCCAGAATGCCGGGGGTTGCTCCACTCGGTCGTATTATTTTTGGCCGACAAACTTATAACATGGTATAACAGAAGACAACTCTTGCTGTCCCTGGTCTACCCAATTAATCAGTTATTTCTCAGAACAATTGCCATGGCATGCAATACCGATTTTTCTATTTTCCGCATCTCTAAAACCGAGCATGTTGCCACCTCTGCCCGCAAATACCGAACCCTCCGACTAGACGCCTTAGCAGCCTCTCCAGCGTCTTTCGCTTCCACGCAGGAGATCGAGTCGGCATTCACCAATGAGGAATGGATACGAAGCATAACCAGTCCCGAACGAGAAACGTTCATTTGCGCCGCCACATCTCTTCCAGGTCCTATGAACATGAGCTGGGTTGGTCAAGTCACCCTGCTCGGGCCCCTATCCCAAGAGCCGTTGCCAGAAAACCACACCGGTACATCAGAGAGCGTTGTCTCAGGAcacggcgacggcgacggtgaCGAACGCTGGCAGATGCTCAGCCTGTTCACATTCCCTGAATACAGGGGCCAGGGCCTCGGAGTGAAGCTATGCCAGGAGGTCATCCAATTCGTCAAAGGTTATCGATCTCGCCCTGAGACTGCTCAACTTGACCTCATTGTCAAGGCGAAGAATACCCCTGCGATTCGGCTTTATGAGAGGCTGGGATTCCGGCATGTTAGACGGTGTACTCTTGTTGAGGCGCTGGTTGCGAATGGGGACGGTCATCTGTTACCGCCGGACAGGAGTGCGCCTAAGTATACAGAGCTGACTGGACTGGTTATGAGAATGGTGATTTCGCGTCAATGACGGGGTATGTTGAATGATATGGGTCTAAGGGAGTTGAATATGTTTAAACAGATGGAGATATATAGATTTGAAATTGGATATTGTTGACCAATGTCAAAACATTCTACCTCGCTTTCTGGAATCATGAGCAGCCATCTGTAACTTGCAGTATTAATTGCCAGCGATCCCAATTACCGATTGCTACAAGGAAAGAACCGAATATGAACGAACCAAATATGCAGCTCGCCAGGTGGCCAGGAGGGTAATCTATTACCAGAATATACCACGTTATACCGATCGTTACTGGTCATTAATAGCGTGAAGAACCTCCAGGGAAGTCTGCTTCTGAAATATTACCGTATCTTTCGGTTACTGTAATTAGAAGAGGCACGTGATCACTCCACACCGGCGAATCTCAAAAAGACCGGCCATGCATTCAGTTCCATCTGCCCTTTGCAAGATTGCATTTGAAACGATTGTTTTCATTCGCGGGTGTCTAGGCACGTTATGACACATTGACAGATGGCGGAGAGTCGGCAAAGGCCTCGAAACACCGGCCacgccgccgcagcaagaCCGCAGAAGAGATCCATTGCGTAAGTCGAGAACTACTGGCATAAGTGGTGAGCATCAAGGCTAATGTCTCAGTTGCTACCGGTGCCACTCACAGAAGAGCAAATGCTCGGGCGAGAAACCATGCTCGAGGTGTCGAAAGGCTGGATACGCCTCCCAGTGTAGATACGCAGATCGCGACCGCAAAATACGCGTCGGGGAGAAGTATGGTTTCGCCGAAGATGACATGTTGAGCAAATAATAATGACAATATAGGTATCTTGAGCAGCTTCTAGAAGACAGTAGACAACTTCATGAACTCCGAAGTGGGGGGTCACAGCATCATTCACCCGCAGAAACCGCAGACACGACTGATATCCGACAGCATGAGAGTAGTCCACCGACAGCCCAGACTTATGCCGGAGAGGCGTCGTGGTTTCAATCTGACGATGCTTCTGGTCTTCCAATTTATACCAGCGGGGCTTCCTGTACTGTCTTTGCCTCTCAGCTGTGTCAATGCTTGAGGACCACTGACTCTCCAGCATTGCGTACTCCGCGATGGAATTACACCGACGAATCAACATTGAACCTTGCATTGCACGCCGATATCAACTGGCCAAGCGCTGCCTATGCACAATTACTGGTCAAGACGGCGCTTGGTCACATTAATCCTGCGTTTCACCTGGCGCTGAAAAAGGACACCGTCGACGTGCTTTCAAGTATTTATCAAAAAGAAAGCTTTGACGACTCTATC
This sequence is a window from Aspergillus puulaauensis MK2 DNA, chromosome 6, nearly complete sequence. Protein-coding genes within it:
- a CDS encoding GNAT family N-acetyltransferase (COG:S;~EggNog:ENOG410PSYF;~InterPro:IPR016181,IPR000182;~PFAM:PF13508,PF13673,PF08445,PF00583;~go_function: GO:0008080 - N-acetyltransferase activity [Evidence IEA]) yields the protein MACNTDFSIFRISKTEHVATSARKYRTLRLDALAASPASFASTQEIESAFTNEEWIRSITSPERETFICAATSLPGPMNMSWVGQVTLLGPLSQEPLPENHTGTSESVVSGHGDGDGDERWQMLSLFTFPEYRGQGLGVKLCQEVIQFVKGYRSRPETAQLDLIVKAKNTPAIRLYERLGFRHVRRCTLVEALVANGDGHLLPPDRSAPKYTELTGLVMRMVISRQ